The following are encoded in a window of Leptodactylus fuscus isolate aLepFus1 chromosome 9, aLepFus1.hap2, whole genome shotgun sequence genomic DNA:
- the ACOT11 gene encoding acyl-coenzyme A thioesterase 11 isoform X1 → MMPSYDSPTSGGIFCFLSTHPHVWSITSLTPCGEEGDVCSEYQNLFYGNLTVTSLLRQSTIDQGDKSLKLSFVAEISAKTRHRNSRTGSRWETPEHQDTSPLSRRAMESSNGDVRNLTEVRMSQMVLPCHANHRGQLSTGQLLKWIDTAACLSAERHAGCPCVTASMDDIYFEHTISVGQVVNLKTKVNRAFNSSMEVGIHVTCEDLTNGEEWKVCQAFATFVAQPQGNKKVKLKPTTPVTEEEHLEHSIAAERRRMRLVHTDNIKDLLTRSTQQDERSREGGMNEEVLAQKTRVESVELVLPPHANHQGNTFGGQIMAWMENIATIAASRLCHAHPTLKVIEMFHFRGPSQVGDRLILKAIVNNAFKDSMEVGVCAEAFCHDVGVPRRHINSAFMTFVVLDENNHRCILPRIKPEPGDGERRYREAIARRKIRLDRKYVISCKQSEVPLSVPWDPCNQVYLSYNNVSALKMLVSKTDWVLASEIKKVRLYTLEDGTFLSFKVEMTVSIDAKQAFNLLSDVSRRTEWDGYYKECQLLQQVNEDDAIYHVVSTVSSADGKLQDFIILASRRPPCDVGDPYVVAFRSVSLPTYPPSDKYTRGETLCSGFCVWSQGPMTKISYYNQFTPGIVLQLTTNVAGLSSDFANTYQACEQFLIENTKNSNEP, encoded by the exons ATGATGCCATCATATGACAGCCCGACCTCAGGCGGCATCTTCTGCTTTCTGTCTACACATCCTCATGTCTGGagtattacctcactgacaccatGTGGTGAGGAGGGAGACGTCTGCAGTGAATACCAAAATCTGTTCTATGGTAACCTCACGGTTACCTCACTGCTCAGACAAAGCACCATCGATCAGGGCGACAA GTCTCTGAAGCTGTCATTTGTGGCGGAAATTTCTGCAAAAACAAGACACCGGAATAGCAGGACTGGGTCAcgttgggagacaccggagcaccaggacac GTCACCCTTGTCCCGCCGTGCCATGGAGAGTAGCAATGGAGATGTACGAAACCTCACAGAGGTGCGTATGAGTCAGATGGTGCTCCCATGTCACGCCAACCACCGCGGTCAACTCAGCACCGGACAGCTGCTAAAATGGATCGACACGGCGGCCTGCTTGTCAG CCGAGAGACATGCTGGCTGCCCCTGTGTCACGGCCTCCATGGATGACATCTATTTTGAGCATACAATTAG CGTGGGCCAAGTGGTTAACCTGAAGACAAAAGTGAACCGCGCCTTTAACTCCAGTATGGAG GTCGGAATCCATGTCACCTGTGAAGACTTGACTAATGGAGAAGAATGGAAAGTGTGTCAGGCGTTTGCAACTTTTGTCGCACAACCACAAGGCAATAAAAAA gTGAAGCTAAAACCGACAACCCCGGTGACTGAAGAAGAGCACCTGGAGCACAGTATTGCTGCCGAAAGACGTCGTATGAGATTAGTCCATACTGACAATATAAAGGACCTGCTGACCCGCAGCACCCAGCAGGACG AAAGGAGTCGGGAAGGAGGAATGAACGAAGAAGTTCTCGCCCAGAAGACTCGTGTGGAGAGTGTTGAACTGGTGCTGCCCCCACACGCCAACCACCAGGGCAATACTTTTGGTGGGCAGATAATGGCCTGGATGGAGAATATTGCCACAATAGCTGCCAG CCGGCTTTGTCACGCCCACCCGACTTTAAAGGTTATTGAAATGTTCCATTTCCGGGGACCCTCACAGGTCGGGGACCGGTTGATCCTAAAGGCCATTGTCAACAATGCCTTCAAAGACAG TATGGAGGTCGGGGTCTGCGCCGAGGCCTTTTGCCATGATGTGGGTGTACCCAGAAGACATATAAACAGCGCCTTCATGACCTTCGTGGTCCTAGATGAAAACAACCACCGCTGTATTCTCCCTCGCATCAAACCGGAGCCAGGG GATGGAGAAAGACGGTATCGCGAGGCAATTGCTCGTCGGAAAATCAGGCTGGACCG TAAGTACGTCATCTCTTGTAAGCAGTCAGAGGTGCCGCTATCCGTCCCCTGGGACCCGTGTAACCAG GTTTATCTCAGCTACAACAACGTGTCTGCCCTGAAAATGTTGGTGTCTAAAACTGACTGGGTCCTGGCCTCGGAAATAAAAAAG GTTCGGCTGTACACGCTGGAGGATGGCACATTTCTCTCCTTCAAGGTTGAGATGACTGTGTCCATTGATGCAAAACAAGCCTTCAACCTCCTTTCTGATGTGAGCCGGCGCACCGAGTGGGACGGTTATTACAA GGAATGCCAGCTCCTGCAGCAAGTGAATGAAGACGATGCCATCTATCATGTAGTCAGCACCGTGAGCAGCGCAGATGGCAAACTTCAAGATTTCATCATCCTGGCCTCCCGGCGGCCGCCCTGCGATGTTGG AGACCCTTATGTTGTGGCGTTTCGCTCCGTCTCCCTTCCTACATACCCCCCCTCTGATAAGTACACCCGCGGCGAGACTCTCTGCTCCGGATTCTGTGTCTGGTCACAAGGACCCATGACTAAG ATCTCGTATTACAATCAGTTCACCCCCGGAATCGTCCTACAGCTAACCACTAACGTCGCCGGACTGTCATCTGACTTCGCCAACACTTACCAGGCCTGCGAGCAATTTCTTATTGAAAATACCAAGAACTCTAATGAGCCGTAA
- the ACOT11 gene encoding acyl-coenzyme A thioesterase 11 isoform X2 → MESSNGDVRNLTEVRMSQMVLPCHANHRGQLSTGQLLKWIDTAACLSAERHAGCPCVTASMDDIYFEHTISVGQVVNLKTKVNRAFNSSMEVGIHVTCEDLTNGEEWKVCQAFATFVAQPQGNKKVKLKPTTPVTEEEHLEHSIAAERRRMRLVHTDNIKDLLTRSTQQDERSREGGMNEEVLAQKTRVESVELVLPPHANHQGNTFGGQIMAWMENIATIAASRLCHAHPTLKVIEMFHFRGPSQVGDRLILKAIVNNAFKDSMEVGVCAEAFCHDVGVPRRHINSAFMTFVVLDENNHRCILPRIKPEPGDGERRYREAIARRKIRLDRKYVISCKQSEVPLSVPWDPCNQVYLSYNNVSALKMLVSKTDWVLASEIKKVRLYTLEDGTFLSFKVEMTVSIDAKQAFNLLSDVSRRTEWDGYYKECQLLQQVNEDDAIYHVVSTVSSADGKLQDFIILASRRPPCDVGDPYVVAFRSVSLPTYPPSDKYTRGETLCSGFCVWSQGPMTKISYYNQFTPGIVLQLTTNVAGLSSDFANTYQACEQFLIENTKNSNEP, encoded by the exons ATGGAGAGTAGCAATGGAGATGTACGAAACCTCACAGAGGTGCGTATGAGTCAGATGGTGCTCCCATGTCACGCCAACCACCGCGGTCAACTCAGCACCGGACAGCTGCTAAAATGGATCGACACGGCGGCCTGCTTGTCAG CCGAGAGACATGCTGGCTGCCCCTGTGTCACGGCCTCCATGGATGACATCTATTTTGAGCATACAATTAG CGTGGGCCAAGTGGTTAACCTGAAGACAAAAGTGAACCGCGCCTTTAACTCCAGTATGGAG GTCGGAATCCATGTCACCTGTGAAGACTTGACTAATGGAGAAGAATGGAAAGTGTGTCAGGCGTTTGCAACTTTTGTCGCACAACCACAAGGCAATAAAAAA gTGAAGCTAAAACCGACAACCCCGGTGACTGAAGAAGAGCACCTGGAGCACAGTATTGCTGCCGAAAGACGTCGTATGAGATTAGTCCATACTGACAATATAAAGGACCTGCTGACCCGCAGCACCCAGCAGGACG AAAGGAGTCGGGAAGGAGGAATGAACGAAGAAGTTCTCGCCCAGAAGACTCGTGTGGAGAGTGTTGAACTGGTGCTGCCCCCACACGCCAACCACCAGGGCAATACTTTTGGTGGGCAGATAATGGCCTGGATGGAGAATATTGCCACAATAGCTGCCAG CCGGCTTTGTCACGCCCACCCGACTTTAAAGGTTATTGAAATGTTCCATTTCCGGGGACCCTCACAGGTCGGGGACCGGTTGATCCTAAAGGCCATTGTCAACAATGCCTTCAAAGACAG TATGGAGGTCGGGGTCTGCGCCGAGGCCTTTTGCCATGATGTGGGTGTACCCAGAAGACATATAAACAGCGCCTTCATGACCTTCGTGGTCCTAGATGAAAACAACCACCGCTGTATTCTCCCTCGCATCAAACCGGAGCCAGGG GATGGAGAAAGACGGTATCGCGAGGCAATTGCTCGTCGGAAAATCAGGCTGGACCG TAAGTACGTCATCTCTTGTAAGCAGTCAGAGGTGCCGCTATCCGTCCCCTGGGACCCGTGTAACCAG GTTTATCTCAGCTACAACAACGTGTCTGCCCTGAAAATGTTGGTGTCTAAAACTGACTGGGTCCTGGCCTCGGAAATAAAAAAG GTTCGGCTGTACACGCTGGAGGATGGCACATTTCTCTCCTTCAAGGTTGAGATGACTGTGTCCATTGATGCAAAACAAGCCTTCAACCTCCTTTCTGATGTGAGCCGGCGCACCGAGTGGGACGGTTATTACAA GGAATGCCAGCTCCTGCAGCAAGTGAATGAAGACGATGCCATCTATCATGTAGTCAGCACCGTGAGCAGCGCAGATGGCAAACTTCAAGATTTCATCATCCTGGCCTCCCGGCGGCCGCCCTGCGATGTTGG AGACCCTTATGTTGTGGCGTTTCGCTCCGTCTCCCTTCCTACATACCCCCCCTCTGATAAGTACACCCGCGGCGAGACTCTCTGCTCCGGATTCTGTGTCTGGTCACAAGGACCCATGACTAAG ATCTCGTATTACAATCAGTTCACCCCCGGAATCGTCCTACAGCTAACCACTAACGTCGCCGGACTGTCATCTGACTTCGCCAACACTTACCAGGCCTGCGAGCAATTTCTTATTGAAAATACCAAGAACTCTAATGAGCCGTAA
- the FAM151A gene encoding protein FAM151A, with protein MKRFTLSDLRTVAGVCVFLAVCVTIAALCLTLGKPPKKEQKPAFDTGGDMLDYLLSKGDISARDGLLVSWYHAANNKSQMQEALNSAIMVLEADVNVQGHLTPDETDIPIMAHPPDVYSDNTLQDWLDAVLHSSKGIKLDFKSIQAVGPSLDVLLAKASKTPIGRPVWLNADIVAGPNVNHDLGVNATQFLNLIQERFPDITISPGWVTLYLPPIISNRTYSREMVEKMYNLVKDLPQRITFPARAVLTRSAWEHFHWLLKQSDRYSLTLWQGSSDPLKLEDLEFIRHNSRPEEIYYDIYEPLLSQLKEIALNPKRRRLFYSGGSLQLYFHPDDNDGISVKWFDAEQNVSTVQNLIASSSGMLTLQVEVQSKSSPTPMVIFTKTLEASPLEDLLKTIHASDNPWGVLLKPKDHISLNETLLVLKRLHGQKLLYLPVWVSMDVSYGSFSTPGYIRGEDFIGSINAIFSTVTVAPGWPKERLDMGYTELMVQEMLQLCKGLWQEVSFQLRAVALSKAWLSAVSVMKVSPMYTLTVEHTTELGEFYDGYHGLMAVRTHTENGIYYKLPPDYRNSFMTSIYST; from the exons ATGAAGCGCTTCACCCTATCCGACCTGAGGACAGTAGCAGGCGTCTGTGTATTTTTGGCGGTGTGTGTCACCATTGCTGCCCTCTGTCTGACGTTGGGAAAACCTCCGAAAAAAG AACAAAAGCCTGCATTCGACACCGGAGGAGACATGTTGGACTATCTGCTGTCAAAAGGAGATATTTCAGCCCGTGACGGATTACTTGTCTCCTGGTATCACGCCGCCAACAACAAGAGTCAGATGCAGGAGGCGCTGAACA GCGCTATCATGGTCCTAGAAGCCGATGTCAACGTGCAAGGACATTTAACCCCGGATGAGACAGATATTCCCATCATGGCTCACCCGCCCGATGTGTATAGTGACAATACCCTACAAGACTGGTTGGATGCCGTCCTTCACTCATCGAAAG GAATCAAGTTGGACTTCAAGAGTATCCAAGCTGTTGGCCCTTCACTTGACGTTCTCCTGGCTAAGGCCTCCAAGACTCCCATTGGCCGTCCAGTATGGCTGAATGCAGATATCGTGGCGGGACCCAATGTCAACCATGATCTAGGAGTCAACGCAACTCA GTTTCTGAACCTAATCCAGGAGAGGTTCCCAGACATCACCATCTCCCCAGGCTGGGTGACATTATACTTACCCCCCATCATCTCCAATAGAACATACTCCAGAGAAATGGTGGAGAAGATGTACAATCTAGTCAAGGATCTGCCGCAAAGAATCACCTTCCCGGCCCGCGCCGTTCTCACCCGCTCGGCTTGGGAACATTTCCATTGGCTTCTAAAGCAGTCTGACCG GTACAGCCTCACTTTATGGCAGGGCAGTTCAGACCCGCTAAAATTGGAGGACCTGGAGTTTATTCGCCATAACAGTCGCCCCGAGGAGATCTATTATGACATTTATGAACCTTTGCTATCACAACTTAAAGAAATAGCAC TGAATCCAAAGAGGAGAAGGCTCTTCTATTCCGGCGGCAGTCTGCAGTTGTACTTTCACCCCGATGACAATGACGGAATATCAGTGAAGTGGTTCGATGCCGAGCAAAACGTCTCCACCGTGCAGAATCTTATAGCAA GTAGTTCTGGGATGCTCACGCTCCAAGTAGAAGTCCAGTCAAAAAGTTCTCCCACCCCAATGGTGATCTTTACGAAGACATTGGAAGCCTCTCCATTGGAAGACCTTCTAAAGACGATTCATGCCAGTGATAATCCATGGGGTGTTCTCCTTAAACCAAAGGACCATATCTCACTCAATGAGACACTCCTTGTCCTGAAGAGACTACATGGCCAGAAGCTCCTTTATCTTCCAGTGTGGGTTAGCATGGATGTGTCTTACGGTAGTTTCAGTACACCCGGGTATATCCGTGGAGAAGACTTCATTGGTAGCATCAACGCCATCTTTTCGACTGTTACAGTGGCTCCTGGTTGGCCCAAGGAACGACTGGACATGGGTTACACCGagctgatggtgcaggagatgcttcagctctgcaaaggaCTATGGCAGGAGGTCTCCTTCCAGCTACGGGCGGTTGCCTTGAGCAAGGCCTGGCTAAGTGCAGTGAGTGTGATGAAGGTGTCGCCCATGTATACCCTGACCGTGGAGCACACCACTGAGCTGGGGGAATTCTACGATGGGTATCATGGACTGATGGCCGTCAGAACTCACACGGAAAATGGCATTTACTACAAACTACCACCAGATTATCGGAATTCGTTCATGACGAGTATCTACAGTACATAG